The Metamycoplasma gateae genome window below encodes:
- the def gene encoding peptide deformylase, with protein MFKFEDVKLVQLPEKILREKSQDVEVPLSEENINLIEKMIFHVSDSQKPNTKFRPAVGVAAIQYGIPKNIFYILIVDQNNNVIFNDALINPKLIGHSSHKISLSEGEGCLSVSEEWPKQAGYVPRYSRVIMDAYSYFEKKWKRYEVNGYTAIVFQHEYDHLQGNLFIDRINQKNPWEKDKDLEVL; from the coding sequence ATGTTTAAATTTGAAGATGTAAAACTAGTTCAATTACCTGAAAAAATATTAAGAGAAAAATCTCAAGATGTAGAAGTTCCTTTATCAGAAGAAAATATAAATCTAATTGAAAAAATGATTTTTCACGTTTCAGATAGTCAAAAACCTAATACTAAATTTAGACCTGCTGTAGGGGTTGCTGCTATTCAATATGGGATACCTAAGAATATTTTTTATATTTTAATTGTCGATCAAAATAACAATGTTATTTTTAATGATGCTTTAATAAATCCAAAATTAATTGGTCATTCAAGCCACAAAATTTCACTTTCTGAAGGCGAAGGATGCTTAAGCGTTTCAGAAGAATGACCAAAACAGGCAGGTTATGTACCAAGATATTCAAGAGTAATTATGGATGCATATTCTTACTTTGAAAAAAAATGAAAAAGATATGAAGTAAACGGATATACTGCAATTGTTTTTCAACACGAATATGATCATTTACAAGGTAATTTATTTATTGATAGAATTAATCAAAAAAATCCATGAGAAAAAGATAAAGATTTGGAAGTTTTATAA
- a CDS encoding DEAD/DEAH box helicase, whose protein sequence is MSSNNFKYQTLMANLLNIDTLDSSLFSSIDNEKYFDVLKNFGESTFDKIYNNFNINCVLTEVANRNIAEKVSYAKNKTEVVAIFKEYNKRIDDNLFKMLGSSFEKAKNIIISNQETEFQKSIVKWKKILNKAQNINIETNIWPLNIGFFYISIKTENKTIYAPLFFKEIIIEVKNSLVYLHSNSDIRVNSKLVTFLNQEGFSLNVDSFDFNNLSIKEVFEKFKTIWTPLFKMPDSLKKGIQNLTVEDIDNTSIEFHSGIVLGFYNVSSGYLWNQMKKIIENNEFDEILNPNFNKNLYREKVNHVIFDNKFKLFKIQETNFSQDVATVSSLYQDTIIWGPPGTGKSQTISNLIANIIARGYTALVVSQKKAALDVLRNRMKKLSIFCLFALNDKNLRQETFYEPLREFIHLLENYQTSKKEEGFSIFSDEDEKYVDNVNLIKETPNLTNIINFYSAIMNGNFSETTFENLKLLDRKLKYNFDPSFNDKKSIVKRLYETNYNKKWNIFTIVPKIIKQMAQIFVSDENLMTIDVNEALKYVNLVSFEEIEKFKSEYKKILINKTITLNDDKTIVRMLLEKTFEKMTNFTEEQKSQYTAFAMAIRTGHLKPYKFFHKHKEMIKILFPIIVTTPELDLSMWEKEEFDFAILDESSQMFIEKGIPILYLAKRKILSGDSQQMQPTRWFSATYNFDEEDDFGNIESLLDYAKARGVYSLLLDKNYRSKKATLMTFSSKHFYDSKLDVIDNYELSLSNDKAIEVFQVDGQWDNSMNVAEGEKVIELAKENLLNYNKIIILVFNVKQQEYLVNRIFGNEPLLEDAISSEKLVIKNIENIQGDEADLVIMSVVYDKNTALYNTYVARKGGKNALNVAISRAKEKVFVVKSIYADDIEITERSTVDMIMFKDWLKFLDLPLNDQKNYLDEVEDFLATKLISMPEDLKFKVDVLDELKKLLKDNNLEFKTNYSVGTKSIDIVLINKLNNKLVQGFILDNFSYKNDYRKYLIFKDNINFLESKEYPIITMSEIEWPIIKNKIFNYVSSLVEIELKTNQFMLNNVNTLPNNSADGEEFNNIVQPESDDINIVEQPNIEQDETKIEPVKLESIAIIDNAVNVEVKKEESIKSNIDEIDDYYVQEDLNNSQFLNEIDEMENQSNIENNFENEIDEFEISLGEKNITLDSLNVEENTNNSQIIENYDSLDNNKFEEPEEDEKHLKHLSNDDIEEENIDFNIDNSVDINDSKTLEFINELNLSKTNDNIQIETNDNTIDFTIEKTTELTDDNLDFNSINDEDQNKYRLSNFGLKNNIFVETHSKNNEEETNENEDFKNDAMDVIEDFNLVDDDEKTTEFNIGD, encoded by the coding sequence AAAATTTTAAATAAAGCCCAAAATATAAATATTGAAACAAATATTTGACCACTGAATATTGGTTTTTTTTACATATCAATAAAAACAGAGAATAAAACAATTTATGCACCCTTATTTTTTAAAGAAATAATAATTGAAGTTAAAAATTCATTAGTTTATCTTCATTCAAACTCAGATATCCGTGTAAATAGTAAGCTTGTTACATTTTTAAATCAAGAAGGATTTTCATTAAATGTTGATTCTTTTGATTTTAATAACCTTTCAATCAAAGAAGTATTTGAAAAGTTTAAAACAATTTGAACTCCACTATTCAAAATGCCTGACAGCTTGAAAAAAGGTATTCAAAATTTAACTGTTGAGGATATTGATAATACATCAATTGAATTTCACTCAGGAATAGTACTTGGTTTTTATAACGTATCTTCTGGATATTTATGAAATCAAATGAAAAAAATAATTGAAAATAATGAATTTGATGAAATATTAAATCCAAACTTTAACAAGAATTTATATAGAGAAAAAGTAAATCATGTAATTTTTGATAATAAATTTAAATTGTTTAAAATCCAAGAAACAAACTTTTCTCAAGATGTAGCAACAGTTTCTTCTTTATATCAAGATACAATAATTTGAGGTCCTCCTGGAACTGGTAAATCTCAAACTATTTCTAATTTAATAGCAAATATTATTGCAAGAGGTTATACCGCTCTTGTTGTTAGTCAAAAAAAGGCTGCTTTGGATGTTTTGAGAAATAGAATGAAAAAGCTATCGATATTTTGTTTATTTGCCTTAAATGATAAAAATTTAAGACAAGAAACTTTCTATGAACCATTAAGAGAATTTATACATTTATTAGAAAATTATCAAACTTCAAAAAAAGAAGAAGGATTTTCTATTTTCAGCGATGAAGATGAAAAATATGTTGATAATGTTAATTTAATAAAAGAAACCCCAAATTTAACAAATATTATTAATTTTTATAGTGCCATAATGAATGGTAATTTTTCGGAAACAACCTTTGAAAACCTTAAATTATTAGATCGAAAATTAAAATATAATTTTGATCCTTCCTTTAATGATAAGAAATCAATTGTTAAAAGATTATATGAAACCAATTACAACAAAAAATGAAATATCTTTACAATAGTTCCAAAAATAATAAAACAGATGGCTCAAATATTTGTTTCTGATGAAAACTTGATGACTATCGATGTAAATGAAGCATTAAAATATGTTAATCTTGTTTCGTTTGAAGAAATAGAAAAGTTTAAATCTGAGTATAAAAAAATATTGATCAACAAAACAATAACATTAAATGATGATAAAACCATTGTTAGGATGTTGCTTGAAAAAACTTTTGAAAAAATGACTAATTTTACAGAAGAACAAAAGTCACAATATACTGCGTTTGCGATGGCTATTAGAACAGGACATTTAAAACCTTACAAATTCTTCCATAAACATAAGGAAATGATAAAAATTTTATTTCCAATAATTGTTACAACTCCTGAATTAGATTTATCAATGTGAGAAAAAGAAGAATTTGATTTTGCAATCTTAGATGAATCTTCACAAATGTTTATCGAAAAAGGTATTCCTATTTTATATTTGGCAAAAAGAAAAATACTATCAGGTGATAGTCAACAAATGCAACCTACAAGATGATTTTCAGCAACCTATAATTTTGATGAAGAAGATGATTTTGGTAATATTGAATCGTTATTAGATTATGCTAAAGCAAGAGGTGTTTATTCACTTTTATTAGATAAAAATTATCGTTCTAAAAAAGCAACATTAATGACTTTTTCTTCTAAACATTTTTACGATTCTAAATTAGATGTTATTGATAATTATGAACTTTCATTATCAAATGATAAAGCAATAGAAGTATTTCAAGTAGATGGACAATGAGATAACAGTATGAACGTTGCTGAAGGCGAAAAAGTTATTGAACTTGCAAAAGAAAATTTATTAAACTACAATAAAATAATTATTTTAGTATTTAACGTTAAACAGCAAGAATATTTAGTTAATAGAATTTTTGGAAATGAACCATTATTAGAAGACGCAATTTCATCCGAAAAATTAGTAATTAAGAATATAGAAAATATTCAAGGTGATGAAGCTGATTTGGTTATTATGTCTGTTGTGTATGATAAAAATACAGCTTTATATAATACATATGTTGCTAGAAAAGGTGGGAAGAATGCTTTAAATGTTGCTATATCCAGAGCAAAAGAAAAAGTGTTTGTTGTAAAATCGATTTATGCAGATGATATCGAAATAACCGAACGTTCTACAGTTGATATGATAATGTTTAAAGACTGATTAAAGTTTTTAGACTTACCATTAAATGACCAAAAAAATTATTTAGATGAAGTTGAAGATTTTTTAGCTACAAAATTAATATCAATGCCTGAAGATTTAAAGTTTAAAGTTGACGTTTTAGATGAATTAAAGAAGTTATTAAAAGATAATAATCTTGAGTTTAAAACAAATTATTCAGTGGGTACTAAATCTATTGACATCGTTTTAATTAACAAATTAAATAATAAGTTAGTTCAAGGCTTTATTCTGGATAATTTCTCATATAAAAATGATTATAGAAAATATTTAATTTTTAAAGATAATATCAACTTTTTAGAATCAAAAGAATATCCTATTATTACAATGTCAGAAATAGAATGACCAATAATTAAAAATAAAATCTTTAATTATGTAAGCTCATTGGTTGAAATTGAGTTAAAAACAAATCAGTTTATGTTAAATAATGTAAATACTCTGCCAAATAACAGTGCAGATGGTGAAGAATTTAATAATATTGTTCAACCAGAATCAGACGATATAAACATTGTAGAACAACCTAATATTGAACAGGATGAAACAAAAATTGAACCAGTCAAATTAGAAAGTATTGCTATTATTGATAATGCTGTTAATGTAGAAGTTAAAAAAGAAGAAAGCATAAAATCAAATATTGATGAGATAGATGATTATTATGTGCAAGAAGATTTGAATAATTCACAATTTTTAAATGAAATTGATGAAATGGAAAATCAATCAAATATTGAAAATAATTTTGAAAATGAAATTGATGAATTTGAAATTTCATTAGGAGAAAAAAATATAACCTTAGATTCATTGAATGTTGAAGAAAACACCAATAATTCTCAAATTATTGAAAATTATGATAGTTTAGACAATAATAAATTTGAAGAGCCAGAAGAAGATGAAAAACATCTAAAACATTTATCTAATGATGATATTGAAGAAGAAAATATTGACTTCAACATTGACAATAGTGTCGATATAAATGATTCTAAGACTCTAGAATTTATAAATGAATTAAATTTATCTAAAACAAATGATAATATTCAAATTGAAACTAACGACAATACTATTGATTTCACAATCGAAAAGACAACAGAGTTAACGGATGATAATTTAGATTTTAATAGTATTAATGATGAAGATCAAAATAAATATAGATTAAGTAATTTTGGTTTAAAGAATAACATTTTTGTTGAAACTCATTCAAAAAACAACGAAGAAGAAACGAATGAAAATGAAGATTTTAAAAATGATGCGATGGATGTGATAGAGGATTTTAATTTAGTTGATGATGATGAAAAAACAACTGAATTCAATATTGGTGATTAG